A single window of Paenibacillus sp. FSL H8-0537 DNA harbors:
- a CDS encoding CD3324 family protein, with the protein MKNYVSASDVLPENLLCEIQKYIQGKTLYIPAPKGSRKKWGHVSGHREFLMNRNAEIRKLFQQRITVDELASSFCLSHESIKKIVYNTKA; encoded by the coding sequence ATGAAAAACTATGTTTCAGCAAGTGACGTTTTACCAGAAAATTTACTATGTGAAATTCAAAAATATATACAAGGCAAGACGCTGTATATCCCCGCACCCAAAGGAAGTAGAAAAAAGTGGGGACATGTTTCAGGACATCGTGAATTTCTTATGAACCGAAACGCAGAGATTCGGAAGCTTTTCCAACAGCGCATAACGGTGGATGAGCTCGCGAGCTCCTTTTGTCTATCCCATGAGAGCATTAAGAAAATTGTTTATAATACGAAAGCCTAA
- a CDS encoding beta-galactosidase — MSSKFPPISSKIPQMLHGADYNPDQWLKYPHILEEDIRLMKLSHSNVMSVGIFGWVALEPEEGVFTFEWMDQLLDRFAANGIYALLATPSGARPAWMSTKYPEVLRVDENGIRNLHGARHNHCFSSPVYREKVKIMNTKLAERYSSHPAVIGWHISNEFGGECHCDLCAAAFRGWLQQRYGTLDALNDAWWTTFWSHTYTDWSQVDTPTRRGERAVHGMNVDWMRFVTDQTVDFCRKEMEPLRAINPELPITTNFMLDFEGLNYWKFADMLDMISWDAYPTWHSLESDSELAAWIGFNHDIFRSLKGGKPFMLMESTPSMTNWQPVSKLKKPGMHLLSSMQAVAHGSDTVQYFQWRKSRGSSEKLHGSVVDHVGHEHTRVFKDVTDVGHALTKLEDVVGTTVKPEVAIIYDWENRWAVKDSQGPRNCGIHYEETARKHYRPFWELGIPVDIIDSECALDSYKIVIAPMLYMVRPGVGEAIEKFVENGGTFIATYWTGIVNESDLCFLTGFPGPLRKTLGIWSEEIDSLHDGETNRVVMSEGNALGLSGEYEAHELCDLIHLEGAEALAVYGEDFYAGRPALTVNRLGKGKAYYVASRNKEPFFTDFFKTLVEQEGIRKVLDTELPEGVTAQLRGDGESDYVFVSNFTPQEQQVALDDHSYEDVLNGGQVGAALALAAYDVRILKRKSR, encoded by the coding sequence ATGAGCAGCAAATTTCCACCAATCAGCTCGAAAATTCCCCAAATGCTTCATGGCGCGGATTATAATCCGGACCAGTGGCTTAAATATCCTCATATTTTAGAGGAAGATATTCGTTTAATGAAATTATCGCACAGCAATGTCATGTCGGTGGGTATTTTCGGCTGGGTTGCCCTTGAGCCAGAGGAAGGCGTCTTTACCTTTGAATGGATGGATCAATTACTCGACCGCTTTGCGGCTAATGGCATTTATGCACTGCTTGCAACGCCTAGCGGAGCAAGACCGGCATGGATGTCCACCAAATACCCGGAAGTGCTCCGTGTAGATGAAAATGGCATTCGCAATCTGCATGGTGCACGTCATAATCATTGCTTCTCCTCTCCGGTGTACCGCGAGAAAGTGAAAATTATGAATACGAAGCTTGCGGAGCGTTATTCGAGCCATCCAGCTGTTATTGGCTGGCATATTTCCAATGAGTTCGGCGGCGAATGTCACTGCGACCTGTGCGCCGCGGCGTTCCGCGGCTGGCTGCAGCAGCGTTATGGCACACTTGATGCATTGAATGATGCTTGGTGGACGACGTTCTGGAGTCACACCTATACCGATTGGAGCCAAGTCGATACACCAACGCGCCGCGGAGAAAGAGCTGTTCACGGCATGAATGTGGACTGGATGCGTTTTGTTACTGATCAGACGGTGGACTTCTGCCGTAAGGAAATGGAGCCGCTTCGTGCCATTAATCCGGAGCTGCCGATTACAACTAATTTTATGCTCGACTTCGAAGGGCTGAATTATTGGAAGTTTGCGGATATGCTCGATATGATTTCGTGGGATGCTTACCCAACTTGGCACAGCTTGGAAAGCGATAGCGAGCTGGCGGCTTGGATCGGCTTCAACCATGACATTTTCCGCTCACTCAAAGGCGGCAAGCCATTTATGCTGATGGAAAGCACGCCAAGCATGACGAACTGGCAGCCGGTCAGCAAGCTGAAGAAGCCGGGCATGCATTTGCTGTCTTCCATGCAGGCCGTAGCCCATGGCTCGGATACCGTGCAATATTTCCAATGGCGCAAAAGCCGCGGCTCCAGCGAAAAGCTGCATGGCTCGGTCGTTGACCATGTCGGACATGAGCATACCCGCGTATTTAAAGATGTGACCGACGTAGGCCATGCGCTTACGAAGCTTGAAGATGTGGTCGGCACAACGGTTAAGCCGGAAGTCGCGATCATTTACGATTGGGAAAACCGCTGGGCGGTCAAAGATTCGCAAGGCCCGCGCAACTGCGGCATTCATTACGAGGAAACAGCGCGCAAGCATTACCGTCCATTCTGGGAGCTCGGCATCCCGGTAGACATTATTGATTCTGAATGCGCATTGGATTCATATAAAATCGTGATCGCGCCTATGCTGTACATGGTGCGTCCAGGTGTTGGCGAGGCTATTGAGAAGTTTGTTGAAAATGGCGGCACGTTTATTGCGACTTACTGGACTGGCATCGTTAACGAAAGCGATCTTTGCTTCTTGACGGGCTTCCCAGGGCCGCTTCGCAAAACGCTCGGCATTTGGTCAGAGGAGATTGATTCCCTTCATGACGGCGAGACGAATCGCGTAGTCATGTCGGAAGGCAATGCTCTTGGCTTGTCCGGAGAGTACGAAGCGCATGAGCTTTGCGACCTTATCCATCTTGAAGGCGCAGAGGCGCTGGCCGTATACGGAGAAGATTTCTATGCTGGCCGTCCGGCATTGACGGTAAACCGCTTGGGCAAGGGGAAAGCGTATTATGTAGCTTCCCGCAATAAAGAACCATTTTTCACAGATTTCTTCAAGACGCTAGTGGAGCAGGAAGGCATTCGCAAAGTGCTGGATACCGAGCTGCCTGAAGGCGTGACCGCGCAGCTGCGCGGCGATGGGGAGTCAGACTATGTATTCGTATCCAACTTCACACCGCAAGAGCAACAAGTGGCGCTCGATGACCACTCTTATGAGGATGTATTGAATGGTGGTCAAGTGGGGGCTGCACTGGCGCTTGCTGCGTATGATGTTCGGATTTTAAAACGTAAATCTCGTTAA
- a CDS encoding D-glycerate dehydrogenase — MKPKVFISSKIPPEVKNYLDEHCDTRMWEGEQGITGAQLAEEISEVEGLLAAGNAISERLLSAAPKLKVVSNISVGYNNNDLDAMKKRGIIGTHTPYVLDDTVADLTMALMLAAARRVAELDKLVRAGEWKRGIGTSLFGIDVHHAKLGIIGMGRIGETIARRAKYGFDMEVSYYNRSRKPDVEQQLGVQYSPLDQLLQESDFIVLMTPLTPETKHMIGKAQFAMMKRSAIFINCSRGETVDEAALVEALRSGTIRGAGLDVFEKEPVTPDNPLLQLDNAVLLPHIGSATHQTRFNMAMLAARNLVDGLYGREPQYVIPELKESF, encoded by the coding sequence ATGAAACCAAAAGTATTTATTTCGAGCAAAATACCCCCAGAGGTGAAAAACTACCTCGATGAGCATTGCGATACCCGGATGTGGGAGGGCGAGCAGGGGATTACCGGCGCGCAGCTGGCGGAAGAAATTAGCGAAGTGGAAGGGCTGCTTGCTGCGGGCAATGCGATCAGCGAGCGTCTGCTGTCGGCGGCACCGAAGCTGAAAGTAGTCAGCAACATTTCCGTTGGCTACAATAATAATGATCTGGATGCGATGAAAAAACGCGGCATTATCGGTACGCACACGCCTTACGTGCTCGATGATACGGTGGCAGATTTGACGATGGCGCTTATGCTCGCTGCTGCCCGCCGGGTGGCGGAGCTTGACAAGCTCGTTCGCGCAGGAGAGTGGAAGCGCGGCATCGGCACATCCTTGTTCGGCATTGATGTGCATCACGCCAAGCTTGGCATCATTGGTATGGGCCGCATTGGCGAAACCATTGCCAGACGCGCAAAATACGGGTTTGATATGGAAGTCAGCTATTATAATCGTTCGCGCAAGCCAGACGTTGAGCAGCAGCTTGGCGTTCAGTACAGCCCGCTTGATCAACTGCTCCAAGAGTCTGATTTCATCGTGCTGATGACGCCGCTAACGCCGGAGACCAAGCATATGATTGGCAAGGCGCAGTTTGCTATGATGAAGCGCAGCGCCATCTTTATTAACTGCTCGCGAGGGGAGACGGTTGATGAGGCGGCGCTCGTAGAGGCACTGCGAAGCGGTACGATACGGGGCGCAGGGCTGGATGTTTTTGAAAAAGAGCCAGTTACGCCGGATAATCCGCTGCTCCAGCTTGACAATGCGGTGCTGCTGCCGCATATTGGCTCGGCTACTCATCAGACGAGATTCAATATGGCGATGCTTGCCGCCCGCAATCTGGTGGACGGCCTATATGGACGCGAGCCACAATATGTAATTCCGGAGCTGAAGGAGTCATTTTAG
- a CDS encoding M20 family metallopeptidase, protein MKRILNKPTIFEEIDRHSEEFKAISRSIFANPELGHEEFKASAALCAELVRQGFSVERGTLGLATAFIATYDTGKPGPVAAFLCEYDALPEIGHACGHHLICMMSIGAAVGLKSVLEAGSIRVYGTPAEETKGAKVPMAEAGLFDDCDFALMAHPYHTFEKSGESLAMDAVQFEFTGAAAHAAASPYEGINALDAVIQLFNSVNALRQQTRSDTRIHGIIDNGGKAPNIIPDYASAKFYIRSASRTYTNELTAKVLRCAEGAALQTGCELRTNHYELSYDELRTNEALSEQFSANLLASGIQPEEIQIGKDHGSVDLGNVSTHCPAIHPYVKIVEERLLLHTEGFRDAAITEQALERMIFGAKMLAGTAADVFNDPALLARIRTEFEQQSLNLN, encoded by the coding sequence ATGAAGAGAATATTGAATAAACCTACGATTTTTGAGGAAATCGATCGTCATAGCGAGGAATTCAAGGCAATTTCCCGTTCGATTTTTGCAAATCCGGAGCTTGGGCATGAGGAATTTAAAGCCTCAGCGGCGCTGTGTGCGGAGCTGGTGCGTCAAGGATTTAGCGTTGAACGGGGCACGCTAGGGCTGGCTACTGCTTTCATCGCTACCTATGATACAGGCAAGCCTGGCCCTGTCGCCGCTTTTCTTTGTGAATACGACGCTTTGCCGGAAATCGGCCATGCCTGCGGCCATCATCTTATCTGCATGATGAGCATTGGAGCCGCGGTTGGCTTGAAATCGGTTTTAGAGGCGGGAAGCATTCGCGTCTACGGTACGCCTGCGGAAGAAACGAAGGGCGCCAAGGTGCCGATGGCAGAAGCCGGCTTGTTCGATGATTGCGATTTCGCCCTGATGGCGCATCCTTATCATACGTTTGAAAAATCCGGCGAATCGCTGGCGATGGACGCTGTGCAGTTCGAATTTACTGGAGCGGCAGCACATGCAGCAGCAAGCCCATATGAGGGCATTAATGCGCTCGATGCGGTTATCCAGCTGTTCAACAGCGTCAATGCCTTGCGCCAGCAAACCCGCAGTGATACGCGCATTCATGGCATTATTGATAATGGCGGCAAGGCGCCCAACATTATCCCTGACTATGCCTCGGCGAAATTTTATATTCGCTCGGCTTCGCGCACGTATACGAACGAGCTGACAGCGAAGGTGCTTCGCTGCGCCGAAGGTGCAGCCCTGCAAACAGGCTGCGAGCTGCGCACGAACCATTATGAGCTGTCTTATGATGAGCTGCGCACGAATGAGGCGCTGTCGGAGCAATTTTCCGCCAACCTGCTTGCCTCCGGCATTCAGCCGGAAGAAATTCAAATCGGCAAGGACCATGGCTCGGTCGATCTCGGCAATGTGTCCACACACTGCCCAGCCATTCATCCTTATGTGAAAATCGTCGAGGAGCGTCTGCTGCTGCATACGGAAGGGTTCCGTGATGCAGCCATTACAGAGCAGGCGCTGGAGCGCATGATTTTCGGCGCGAAAATGCTTGCCGGAACGGCTGCGGATGTGTTCAATGACCCGGCTTTGCTAGCACGGATTAGAACGGAGTTTGAGCAGCAATCGTTAAATTTGAATTAA
- a CDS encoding AraC family transcriptional regulator has product MDTIAFPLVTDTELALPLFVDIIGHWGNQETIDRMNGFPHYQWLQVASGEGELIIGEKSYSVKNGQGFCLFPGVPHRYYATREPWDVHFVSFGGSLCETLFEQAGITESGVYSTADGEVLISHMRSIYAMSQSDRPFLGLECSKLLYAMLLDLMKVVRVSSHSAHQSLSRLHPVIQYIEAHAGSLITIEDLAGAIHVTPQYLCLLFKKAMRMRPMEYVNRERISRSKQLMFRESTLKMQEIAKLSGFDSASYFSSVFKRLEGVGPEQFKKMHGMR; this is encoded by the coding sequence ATGGATACAATTGCATTCCCGCTTGTAACAGATACCGAGCTTGCGCTGCCGCTTTTCGTCGACATTATCGGACATTGGGGCAATCAGGAGACAATCGATCGCATGAACGGCTTTCCTCACTATCAATGGCTGCAGGTTGCTTCTGGTGAAGGCGAGCTTATTATCGGGGAAAAAAGCTATTCGGTAAAAAATGGCCAAGGCTTTTGTCTGTTCCCCGGTGTACCGCATCGGTATTATGCCACCCGCGAGCCGTGGGATGTACATTTTGTAAGCTTTGGCGGCAGCCTATGCGAAACGCTGTTCGAGCAGGCAGGCATTACTGAATCTGGCGTCTATTCAACAGCAGATGGAGAGGTATTGATTTCACATATGCGCAGCATCTACGCCATGTCGCAGTCGGACCGCCCTTTCCTCGGGCTGGAATGCTCGAAGCTGCTCTATGCGATGCTGCTCGATCTGATGAAGGTCGTTCGTGTCAGCTCTCATTCGGCGCATCAAAGCTTATCGCGGCTCCATCCCGTCATTCAGTACATTGAAGCACATGCTGGCAGCCTCATTACGATTGAGGATTTAGCAGGTGCGATTCATGTGACGCCGCAATACTTATGCCTACTATTCAAAAAAGCGATGCGCATGCGGCCGATGGAATACGTCAACCGCGAGCGTATCAGCCGCAGCAAGCAGCTGATGTTCCGCGAGAGCACGCTGAAAATGCAGGAAATTGCCAAGCTGTCCGGCTTCGACAGCGCAAGCTATTTCAGCTCCGTCTTCAAACGGCTGGAAGGCGTCGGTCCCGAACAGTTTAAAAAAATGCACGGCATGCGTTAA
- a CDS encoding methyl-accepting chemotaxis protein — MRKKHLHLSLTVKLVSSVIVCLLAIFSVMITLNLNQLRTLAVTKGEQEGQIAGTDFMMMIQKEMTAVESKLETLKFTLQDTRSEQQLSRENVVELLGTMVENDPRVLAYYTLWEPNAFDQKDEVNINFKSYDDITGRFIPYVFRNGSSTAVSPLTDYTVQGAGDYYLLPKESKKTTYVDPYFYEIAGQQVLITSIVIPIMDQSGAFLGIVGADISIESFQNAAAEYAPMGGHVSLISEKGKYLANPNDPATLNQPFGDNAEKQALLDDVMKGTRLLGYTPNADGDEVLRLFEPIALPGSTQFWYSQSVIPKTAIFAEFTKSQTSLLIVAISSMLLLGLIISLLIRFMVIRKLQLFNQGLEKMAEGDLTQSIAIKQQDELGKMAASFNSMTEKLRSMFQLVTNLGVAVSETSEQLTASADQTSKASETIAESIQTVAMDAESQNQHAGGTAEAMYAMSSLVQRIAESSDQVAASANGVALQTSDGYQLMQQAVRQMGQIQHSVSETEAAIVRLNERSAQIGQMTGLITAISVQTNLLALNAGIEAARVGEHGRGFAIVAQEVRKLAEQTKQAADQVSQLVDGIRSDTEHVAQTMQRGSKEVASGAQTVEGSGELFNAIMNEMSAVSGQIQEVSAAAGQMNASSQQMTASVEQMAVIAGDTASNSHNVAAASEEQLASMQEISAAAESLDHMVQELLGKLSQFKI, encoded by the coding sequence ATGAGAAAGAAACATCTACATTTATCTTTGACGGTTAAATTGGTATCCAGTGTCATCGTGTGCTTGCTTGCCATCTTCAGTGTCATGATTACACTGAACTTGAATCAGCTGCGGACGCTTGCCGTTACGAAAGGCGAGCAGGAGGGGCAAATTGCTGGAACGGATTTTATGATGATGATTCAAAAGGAAATGACAGCAGTGGAGTCGAAGCTTGAGACTTTGAAGTTTACTCTTCAGGATACACGCAGCGAACAGCAGCTGTCGCGGGAAAACGTCGTGGAGCTGTTGGGAACAATGGTCGAAAATGATCCGCGAGTGCTCGCCTATTATACACTCTGGGAGCCAAATGCTTTTGACCAGAAAGATGAAGTCAACATTAATTTTAAGTCATACGATGATATAACGGGCCGCTTTATCCCTTATGTTTTCCGGAATGGAAGTAGTACAGCAGTTAGTCCACTAACGGATTATACGGTACAAGGGGCTGGCGACTATTATTTACTGCCTAAGGAGTCTAAAAAAACCACCTATGTTGACCCTTATTTTTATGAAATAGCTGGTCAGCAGGTGCTTATTACATCAATCGTTATTCCTATAATGGATCAAAGCGGCGCCTTTCTAGGCATCGTTGGGGCTGACATATCGATTGAAAGCTTTCAAAATGCAGCAGCCGAATATGCTCCGATGGGCGGGCATGTATCGCTTATAAGTGAAAAAGGAAAGTATTTGGCTAATCCCAACGATCCAGCCACTTTAAATCAGCCTTTTGGCGATAATGCCGAAAAACAGGCTTTGCTGGATGATGTGATGAAAGGAACGCGCCTATTGGGCTATACCCCGAATGCAGACGGAGACGAAGTGTTGCGGCTATTCGAGCCAATCGCACTGCCAGGGAGCACCCAGTTCTGGTACAGCCAAAGCGTCATTCCGAAAACAGCGATTTTTGCAGAATTTACGAAGAGCCAAACGAGCCTGCTTATCGTTGCGATAAGTTCAATGCTTTTATTAGGTCTTATTATTTCCCTCCTGATTCGCTTTATGGTCATTCGCAAGCTTCAATTGTTTAATCAGGGCCTTGAAAAAATGGCCGAGGGCGACCTCACCCAGTCGATTGCTATTAAACAGCAGGATGAGCTGGGCAAAATGGCTGCCTCCTTCAATAGCATGACTGAGAAGCTGAGGAGCATGTTCCAACTCGTGACGAATCTCGGAGTAGCCGTCAGTGAAACGTCGGAGCAGCTGACGGCTAGCGCTGACCAGACGAGCAAAGCGTCCGAGACGATTGCCGAATCCATTCAGACGGTGGCGATGGATGCCGAGTCGCAAAATCAGCATGCAGGCGGCACCGCCGAGGCGATGTATGCGATGTCCAGCCTTGTTCAGCGGATAGCTGAATCGAGCGATCAGGTAGCAGCCTCTGCAAATGGCGTCGCGCTCCAGACGTCCGATGGTTATCAACTGATGCAGCAAGCTGTCCGGCAAATGGGACAAATCCAGCATTCGGTTTCCGAGACGGAAGCAGCGATTGTACGTCTTAATGAACGCTCGGCCCAAATCGGACAAATGACAGGCTTGATTACAGCGATCAGCGTACAAACAAATCTGCTGGCGCTGAATGCTGGCATTGAGGCTGCGCGTGTAGGCGAGCATGGCCGGGGCTTTGCAATAGTAGCGCAAGAGGTGCGCAAGCTGGCGGAGCAAACGAAGCAGGCTGCGGATCAAGTATCACAGCTTGTGGATGGCATCCGCAGCGATACGGAGCATGTGGCGCAAACGATGCAAAGAGGGTCCAAGGAAGTGGCCAGCGGCGCGCAAACCGTAGAAGGAAGCGGCGAGCTCTTCAATGCGATTATGAATGAAATGAGCGCGGTGAGCGGTCAAATTCAAGAGGTTTCAGCAGCGGCTGGACAAATGAATGCAAGCTCGCAGCAAATGACCGCAAGTGTTGAGCAAATGGCGGTTATAGCTGGCGATACCGCATCGAATTCCCATAATGTCGCGGCGGCCTCCGAGGAGCAGCTCGCGTCGATGCAGGAAATATCGGCGGCGGCTGAATCGCTGGACCATATGGTTCAGGAGCTGCTGGGTAAACTGTCGCAGTTTAAAATTTAA
- a CDS encoding AraC family transcriptional regulator, with translation MEAFNEQVPYENPLLSIRIFRTQRSTSELIKWHYHKQLELIYIIKGSLKIDIEDDSLDLESGDIVVLGSSQLHRDRNVGKLDYIVLQFNLEDFFDNSTIPYIRYFSETENPLSRANYIFRENQAIRQQASQAITELLHEATHKETGYEIAVSIQIKQLLLLMLRGDSQRILARQDDFDHIRLKPVLDYVENNLGERIQVEDMCRIVNMSYYYFVKFFKKTIGLSFTEYVNYRKIKWAERILLTKDLSIADVGERIGMPNMAHFYKTFKKYNDCSPKQFQRKMLEWDRS, from the coding sequence TTGGAAGCCTTTAACGAGCAGGTTCCCTACGAGAACCCGTTGCTTTCTATCCGAATTTTTCGAACACAGCGCTCGACCAGCGAATTGATCAAATGGCATTATCACAAACAGCTGGAGCTCATCTATATTATAAAAGGCAGTCTCAAGATCGATATTGAGGATGACAGCCTTGATCTTGAAAGCGGAGACATCGTTGTCCTCGGCTCAAGCCAGCTGCATCGCGACCGTAATGTTGGCAAGCTGGACTATATTGTGCTGCAATTCAATCTCGAGGATTTTTTCGATAACAGCACCATTCCTTATATCCGCTATTTTTCCGAGACGGAAAATCCGCTGAGCCGCGCCAACTATATTTTTCGTGAAAATCAAGCAATTCGGCAGCAGGCAAGCCAAGCTATTACTGAGCTGCTGCATGAAGCAACCCACAAAGAAACCGGCTATGAAATTGCCGTCAGTATCCAGATCAAGCAGCTGCTGCTGCTCATGCTGCGCGGCGACAGCCAGCGCATCCTGGCCAGGCAGGATGATTTTGACCATATCCGGCTCAAGCCCGTCCTTGATTATGTCGAGAACAATCTAGGCGAACGCATTCAGGTGGAGGACATGTGCCGAATTGTAAATATGAGCTACTATTATTTCGTTAAGTTTTTCAAAAAAACGATTGGCCTTTCCTTTACCGAATACGTTAATTATCGCAAAATTAAATGGGCGGAGCGGATTTTGCTCACGAAGGACTTAAGCATTGCCGACGTAGGCGAGCGGATTGGCATGCCGAATATGGCCCATTTTTATAAAACCTTCAAAAAATACAACGACTGCTCCCCCAAGCAGTTCCAGCGCAAAATGCTGGAATGGGACCGCAGCTAA
- a CDS encoding response regulator transcription factor, with amino-acid sequence MSHKVLVIEDEPTLARLLSYNLTQEGYEITVADHGGEGLQTALQRSFDLIILDIMLPGMNGFDILNRLRQNGLRTPVIILTARNAEEEVVQGLKHGADDYITKPFGVAELLARVSAVLRRTQLQDDNMMPETTEKIITAGELSIYPDKYEVVLNGESIPLRPKEFEVLLYLVQRPGMVITRDDLMNVVWGFDYIGGQRTVDVHVSSLRKKLELGQQSVQIESIRGVGYKLVMHKKLVTPKS; translated from the coding sequence ATGTCGCATAAAGTGCTTGTCATTGAAGACGAACCGACACTCGCTAGACTTCTGTCATACAATTTGACGCAGGAAGGCTACGAAATTACGGTCGCCGATCATGGTGGAGAAGGTTTGCAAACTGCGCTGCAGCGCAGTTTTGATCTCATTATTTTGGATATTATGCTGCCGGGAATGAACGGCTTCGACATTTTAAATCGCCTGCGTCAAAATGGCCTGCGGACACCGGTCATTATTTTGACAGCCCGCAATGCCGAGGAAGAAGTCGTGCAAGGTCTGAAGCATGGTGCGGATGACTATATTACTAAGCCGTTCGGCGTTGCCGAGCTGCTGGCGCGCGTATCTGCGGTGCTGCGCCGGACTCAGCTTCAGGACGATAACATGATGCCTGAAACGACAGAGAAGATCATTACAGCGGGCGAGCTGTCGATCTATCCGGATAAATATGAGGTCGTGCTGAATGGGGAATCGATCCCGCTGCGTCCGAAGGAATTTGAAGTGCTGTTGTATCTTGTGCAGCGGCCAGGCATGGTTATTACGCGCGACGATCTCATGAATGTCGTGTGGGGCTTCGATTACATTGGCGGTCAGCGTACCGTAGATGTGCATGTCAGCTCGCTTCGCAAAAAGCTGGAGCTGGGACAGCAGTCGGTGCAAATCGAATCGATTCGCGGCGTCGGCTATAAGCTCGTTATGCACAAAAAGCTTGTCACACCTAAAAGTTAA
- a CDS encoding GNAT family N-acetyltransferase, with product MDRVNHEINQLKVTVRLCGIEEKFIINNIYPLYLHDLSEVWRHKINRYGVFENDDTRTLTEQNRVFDIWWEHPNVLFPYLITVDDLPAGLAFVATPPFIPCPPSIHYYMNEFFLLRNYRGKGIGEEAFRQIIKIMPGNWELQTNCTDRNERAKHFWRNTLNTCTNGNYSEELGHHPEDGDKLIFRFSTSSNQVI from the coding sequence ATGGATCGCGTTAATCATGAAATCAATCAATTAAAGGTTACCGTTCGACTATGCGGTATAGAGGAGAAGTTTATTATCAATAACATTTACCCTCTATATTTGCATGATTTATCCGAAGTGTGGAGACACAAAATTAATCGTTATGGAGTGTTTGAAAATGATGATACCCGTACCTTGACTGAACAAAATCGCGTTTTTGATATTTGGTGGGAGCACCCAAACGTATTATTCCCGTATCTTATCACAGTGGATGATCTGCCTGCGGGTCTTGCCTTTGTGGCGACTCCGCCTTTCATACCATGTCCTCCCTCTATTCATTATTACATGAATGAATTTTTCCTATTACGTAATTATCGAGGCAAGGGCATCGGAGAAGAAGCATTTCGGCAGATTATTAAAATAATGCCAGGAAATTGGGAGCTGCAAACGAATTGCACCGACCGAAACGAACGCGCCAAACATTTCTGGCGCAACACCCTTAACACTTGTACCAATGGGAATTACTCCGAAGAGCTTGGACATCATCCTGAAGATGGCGATAAGCTAATCTTTCGCTTCAGTACGAGTTCTAACCAAGTTATCTGA